In Gavia stellata isolate bGavSte3 chromosome 28, bGavSte3.hap2, whole genome shotgun sequence, a single genomic region encodes these proteins:
- the ZNF652 gene encoding zinc finger protein 652 — MSQTANSCQQLVENCAAHVAGMAQEDSRRGQVPPTFYHGASQELDLSTKVYKRESGSPYSVLVDSKMSKPHLHEREEQPYFRENRSVGEVRAVKEDRENSDDSEEEEEEEDEVTYKREQIIVEVNLNNQTLNVSKGEKGVPSQSKETAVLKTSSEEEEGDSGEEATEDSNDDEENERQKKKEKRVEKVSVAQRRTRRAASAAAATTSPSPRTTRGRRKSVEPPKRKKKAAKEPKAPVQKSKCEEKETLTCEKCPRVFNTRWYLEKHMNVTHRRMQICDKCGKKFVLESELSLHQQTDCEKNIQCVSCNKSFKKLWSLHEHIKIVHGYAEKKFSCEICEKKFYTMAHVRKHMVAHTKDMPFTCETCGKSFKRSMSLKVHSLQHSGEKPFRCENCDERFQYKYQLRSHMSIHIGHKQFMCQWCGKDFNMKQYFDEHMKTHTGEKPFICEICGKSFTSRPNMKRHRRTHTGEKPYPCDVCGQRFRFSNMLKAHKEKCFRVTSPVNVSTAVQIPLSTTSPATTVPAVVNTPTTPTPPINLNPVSTLPPRPIPHPYSHLHLHPHPHHPHHLPVPPVPHLPPPPALFKSEPLNHRGQSEDNFLRHLAEKNSSAQHH, encoded by the exons ATGAGTCAAACAGCCAATTCTTGCCAACAGTTGGTTGAAAACTGTGCCGCGCATGTAGCAGGGATGGCGCAAGAGGACAGTCGCCGTGGTCAAGTGCCACCCACGTTTTATCATGGTGCCAGCCAGGAACTTGATCTGTCCACCAAAGTATACAAGAGAGAGTCAGGAAGTCCTTACTCTGTGTTGGTGGACAGCAAAATGAGTAAACCACATCTCCATGAAAGAGAGGAGCAGCCATATTTCAGGGAGAACAGATCGGTAGGAGAGGTCCGGGCTgtgaaagaagacagagaaaactCTGACGActctgaggaggaagaagaggaggaagatgaagtGACTTACAAAAGGGAGCAGATTATAGTAGAGGTAAACCTTAACAACCAAACATTAAATGTATCAAAAGGGGAGAAGGgtgtcccctcccagtccaAAGAGACTGCTGTTCTTAAGACCAgcagtgaggaagaggagggtgacAGTGGGGAAGAGGCCACTGAAGACAGTAATGATGATGAGGAAAatgagaggcagaagaaaaaagagaaaagagtggAAAAAGTTAGTGTTGCACAAAGGAGAACAAGGAGAGCTgcatctgctgcagcagccacaaCTTCCCCATCACCCAGAACTACAAGGGGTCGTAGAAAGAGTGTGGAGCCCCCCAAGCGTaagaagaaagctgcaaagGAGCCCAAGGCACCTGTGCAGAAATCAAAGTGTGAAGAGAAGGAGACTTTAACCTGTGAGAAGTGCCCCAGGGTGTTTAACACACGCTGGTACCTGGAGAAGCACATGAACGTCACTCACAGGCGCATGCAGATCTGCGACAAATGTGGGAAGAAATTTGTTCTAGAAAGTGAGCTGTCCCTTCACCAGCAAACagactgtgaaaaaaatatccAG TGCGTTTCCTGTAATAAATCATTCAAGAAGCTCTGGTCCCTCCATGAACATATCAAGATTGTCCACGGatatgcagaaaagaaattctcTTGTGAGATTTGCGAAAAAAAGTTCTACACTATGGCCCACGTGCGGAAACATATGGTTG CACACACAAAGGACATGCCATTTACATGTGAAACCTGTGGAAAATCATTCAAACGCAGTATGTCTCTCAAAGTACATTCCCTACAGCATTCTGGAGAGAAACCTTTCAGATGTGAG AACTGTGATGAGAGGTTTCAGTACAAGTACCAGCTGCGTTCCCACATGAGCATCCACATTGGGCACAAACAGTTCATGTGCCAGTGGTGTGGCAAAGACTTCAACATGAAACAGTACTTTGATGAGCACATGAAAACACACACTG GAGAGAAGCCCTTTATCTGTGAAATCTGTGGGAAGAGCTTCACCAGCCGCCCAAACATGAAGAGACATCGCAGAACTCACACAGGGGAGAAGCCCTACCCATGTGATGTGTGTGGCCAGCGATTTCGCTTCTCCAACATGCTCAAGGCACACAAGGAGAAGTGCTTCCGTGTTACCAGCCCCGTCAATGTGTCAACTGCTGTCCAGATCCCACTGTCCACGACTTCTCCTGCCACCACAGTCCCTGCTGTAGTGAACACACCCACCACCCCAACTCCACCTATCAACCTGAACCCAGTGAGCACGCTTCCTCCACGACCCATTCCCCACCCATATTCACACCTTCACCTACATCCTCATCCTCACCATCCACATCATCTTCCGGTCCCCCCGGTTCCTCATTTAccccctcctccagctcttttTAAGAGTGAGCCTTTAAATCACAGAGGCCAGAGTGAGGACAACTTTCTGCGACACCTGGCAGAAAAGAACAGTTCAGCACAGCACCACTAA